In Acidimicrobiia bacterium, the genomic stretch TTCCCGAGCTCATCGAAGGGTATCGTTCGGCCGGGGCCGACCAGATTCTCGTGAGTTTCTCACCACCGGGCGATCCTGTTTTACCGGTACTCGTTGCCGACTTCCTTGGCGGCCTCTGATGTGCGCCACGTGGATAGGCCCGTGAAGTTCGATTCACCATTACCAATCGCTGCACTTGCGTCTATTCTGTGACTGTGGCCAATCTTCCGATCGTAATTCAAGGTGGTATGGGTGTCGGTGTTTCCGGCTGGCGCCTTGCCAATGCGGTGTCCTCCTGCGGTCAGCTTGGCGTTGTTTCCGGGACTGCCCTCGACGCCGTGCTCGTTCGCCGGCTTCAGTTGGGCGATGTTGGCGGCCACGTTCGGAGGGCGCTCAAGGCGTTTCCTCTGCCAGACGCTGCCGAACGAATTCTCGAAAAGTACTTTGTCGATGGGGGCAAATCTGCCGATCGACCGCACCGCGGCAAGCCGATGGCCACCGTCAACCGGATCCGGAGCGCCCTGGAGCTTGTTACGGCAGCCAACTTTGTTGAGGTATTCCTCGCCAAGGAAGGTCACGAAAATCCGGTGGGCATCAACTACCTGGAGAAAATCCAGGTAGAAACCCTGGGTTCGATCTACGGTGCGATGTTGGCTGGAGTCGATTATGTACTCATGGGCGCCGGCATTCCCAAGGCGATTCCGGCAGTTTTGAGTCGCTTTTCGAATGGTGAGGCGTCAGACCTGGCCCTGGACGTGAAGGACGCCACCAAGAAACACTTCACTCGATTCGATCCGCGATCGTTCTTCGAGCATGATCCGCCCCGGCTCAAGCGGCCCGGGTTTCTCGCCATTGTGGCGTCCCATGTCCTGGCCACGATGCTCTCGCGTGCGGAGGTTCCGCCGGACGGTTTTGTCGTCGAGGGACCGACCGCCGGCGGGCACAATGCGCCGCCCCGGGCGAAGGGAAAGACCGAAACGGGCGAGCCGCTGTACGGACCCCGCGATGAGGTCGACCTCGCTGTGCTGTCTGCGATCGGCAAGCCGTTCTGGTTGGCTGGCTCGCAAGCGTCTCCTGAGGCAGTCAGGGATGCGTTGGCGGTCGGGGCAGCCGGGGTTCAGGTGGGTACCGCGTTCGCATTCTGTGAGGAATCCGACATGCGGGAGGACCTGAAGGCTGATGTTCTCAAGGGCAGTGCGCGCGGCGAGGTGACGGTTTTCACAGACCCCGATGCGTCGCCTACTGGCTTCCCCTTCAAGATCATTCTGATGGAAGGGACCCTGTCCGATCGCGTGATGTACGAGAAGCGTGAGCGGATTTGTGACCTCGGATATCTTCGGTCTCCGTACGAGACGCCCGAAGGAAAAGTGAAGTGGCGATGCCCTGCCGAACCGGTCGTCGACTTTGTCAAGAAAGGTGGGACGGTCGAGGAGGCCAATAACCGCCAGTGTTTGTGCAACGCCCTGATGGCCAATATCGGTCTCGCTCAACTCCATGACGGCCAGGAGCAGGAAGTTCTCGTCACAGCCGGCGATGATGCCGCCAACGTCGCCCGTTTCTTGGCGCCGGGTCACGAAACCTATTCGGCGGCCGATGTGATCGCCAACCTGCTCGAGAAGGTCTGACCGACGGTTCCGTCGCCTGCCTGGGGATCAGGTCGGCCGACAACCGATCACATCATGGACGCTGACCGCCCGCCCAATTGTCCGAATCGGACGACCTAGATGTCGGTCGAGCTCGTTCTCATTCTCGTAGTTGTTTCCTTCGCCTTCTGGGTGAAGGGGGTCGCCGGATTCGGTGGTCCGCTCATCGCCATTCCGCTCCTGGCGCCGTTTCTCGGGGTCGAAGCGGCTGTCGTGGCGGTGGTGATTCCGAATCTGGTCGCCAATCTGATGATGCTGTGGACCAACCGTCATGCGGCCGCTCCCAACCGCAAGCTGCTGGTGAGGTTGATCGGAGCTGGTGCCATCGGCGCCATTGGGGGAACCGTTCTCTTGACGCGCCTTGACGATCGAATTCTGTCGGTCGTGCTCGCGGCGACCGTGCTGATGTACATCGTGGCATCGCTCGCCCACCCCCAGTTCCGTATGTCTCGCGACGTTGGGATGAAACTGGCCGCCCCGGTCGGCCTGGTCGGTGGCGTACTGCATGGTGCGACTGGCAACTCTGGAACCGTGTTCGGCAGTTTTTACCACAGTCTGAATCTCCCGAGAGACGAGTTTGTGTTCGCCCTGACGGTTACGTTCCTCGGATTCGGCTCCCTACAGATTGCCACCCTCGCCCAACTGGGGCGATTTTCCGGTCCTCCGCTTATCCGGGCGTTGATTGCCATACTCCCGGTATTGGTAGTCGTTCCGCTGGGCGAAGCTGTGTCGCGCCGTCTGAATGCCAACGTGTTCGGGCGGGTCGTTCTTGCCCTGTTGGCCTTTTCGGCCGTCGCGTTGGTCGTCGGCGCGGTCTCCTAACGCGCGAACTCAGGGTCTGATGTGGTCGGGCGGGGCCTCGAGGTGGACCAGTACCTGGGGGAGCTCCTCGCGGCAACGGCCTCCCAAGCTGCGCCCGCCACCGAGTTGGTCTCGTGTTCGATCGCCGCTCGGGCGTGTTGGCCATCTTCGGTTATGTTGCCATCAGGGTCGAGCAAACCCCGGCTGACCAATCCGTCAAGCGGATGGTCGTGATGGCTGCCTTCCAATTGTCGCCAGACTGCGTCGAGTCGGGCTGCCTCGCCGGCTGATAACCCTGCCGCGTCGAGAACCACGCTGTGGGAATCGGCCCGAAGGTATCCAAGGCGGTGAGAAGGTGGTGGACGAGAAATGGCCCCGAGTTGTCCGGGCGGGGGAGGTTGGCCCACGCCCTGGCGAGGGTGAAGCTCGGGCCGGGATACCGCTTCGGCATTCCATCCACCGCAGCCCGCAGGGGGTTCGCCAGCGGCGAGATACCTGATTGGTCGCCCCACATCTCGTCGATCAGGCTTGCTTGGAGCGCGGTGAGTCGGCTTGACAGCTCAAGGCACCGGTCACTGGGGGTCAGGGAATCGTCGATCAATCCTTCACCGATGGCGTCGCGTAGGTTGTCCTCGAGTGTGGCGGGTAATGCGTATCGGTGGAGGCGTTCGAGCAACGCCAGGCTCTGGGTACCGGCCAGGAAGAAGGGTCGCATGTTGATGAGCAGGCCGGATCGAGCTAGTCCGGTGTCCGCGCGCCACTGGTCGACCGCGTCTCCATGCAAGGTTCGCATTAGTCGGTGAACCGCCAGTACCAGCCGGTCAACGTGCGGTGCAACATCGGTTGCGAACTGCGACAAAGGGTGCATGATCTCATCCTGCCAACGAGCCTCGCGCTTGATTAGGCTCGGTGGATCGAGGAGGAGTCACCATGGGTAAGTTGAGCGGTCAAGTGGCAGTGGTTACCGGAGGCAGTAAGGGGATCGGAAGGGCTATAGCGGGGGCATTGGCCGAGGAAGGCGCCGACTTCGTTTTGGCTGCTCGAACCGGGGTCGATCTTGAGCGGGCCGCCAGGGAGATTCAGGATGATTCCGGCCGCCGCGCCATCGTCG encodes the following:
- a CDS encoding nitronate monooxygenase, whose product is MGVGVSGWRLANAVSSCGQLGVVSGTALDAVLVRRLQLGDVGGHVRRALKAFPLPDAAERILEKYFVDGGKSADRPHRGKPMATVNRIRSALELVTAANFVEVFLAKEGHENPVGINYLEKIQVETLGSIYGAMLAGVDYVLMGAGIPKAIPAVLSRFSNGEASDLALDVKDATKKHFTRFDPRSFFEHDPPRLKRPGFLAIVASHVLATMLSRAEVPPDGFVVEGPTAGGHNAPPRAKGKTETGEPLYGPRDEVDLAVLSAIGKPFWLAGSQASPEAVRDALAVGAAGVQVGTAFAFCEESDMREDLKADVLKGSARGEVTVFTDPDASPTGFPFKIILMEGTLSDRVMYEKRERICDLGYLRSPYETPEGKVKWRCPAEPVVDFVKKGGTVEEANNRQCLCNALMANIGLAQLHDGQEQEVLVTAGDDAANVARFLAPGHETYSAADVIANLLEKV
- a CDS encoding sulfite exporter TauE/SafE family protein; its protein translation is MSVELVLILVVVSFAFWVKGVAGFGGPLIAIPLLAPFLGVEAAVVAVVIPNLVANLMMLWTNRHAAAPNRKLLVRLIGAGAIGAIGGTVLLTRLDDRILSVVLAATVLMYIVASLAHPQFRMSRDVGMKLAAPVGLVGGVLHGATGNSGTVFGSFYHSLNLPRDEFVFALTVTFLGFGSLQIATLAQLGRFSGPPLIRALIAILPVLVVVPLGEAVSRRLNANVFGRVVLALLAFSAVALVVGAVS